A part of Propioniciclava coleopterorum genomic DNA contains:
- a CDS encoding ATP-binding protein: MSQDRERLHTAVLVAPSKERRKLRKQRRRAEARLHAEQRKTELATAKAKAEAERAERRATIYLPKSGEPGATQLRTPGRFRLPRHQDTSATLAGAYPFVAEGGLGADGVFVGQDLYSGGSFVYDPWVLYARGIITAPNVVLAGIVGSGKSSLAKSLYTRSLPFGRRVYVPGDPKGEHTAVANAVGGRAIVLGHGLNTRLNPLDEGHRPSGLSDEQWASTVAARRRDLIGALAETVLARGLSPLEHTAIDLALTQTVRENEVPILPMVVDRILNPSTDTDGRLAEDGRLVGHALRRLVAGDLAGLFDGPSTVTFDPSLPMISLDLSRVTENSTLISVLMTCSSAWMESALLDPNGGQRWVIYDEAWRLMSHPALLRRMDAHWRLARHYGIANMLIFHKLTDLDNVGDQGSAMRSLANSLLANAETRIVYRQESDQLGPTASALGLTGTEQQLLPNLGVGQGLWRIKARSFVTQHQLHPAELALFDTSSRAAGGHR; the protein is encoded by the coding sequence GTGAGCCAGGATCGCGAGCGGCTGCACACGGCCGTGCTGGTCGCGCCGTCGAAGGAACGCCGCAAGCTCCGCAAACAGCGCCGCCGCGCCGAAGCACGACTCCACGCAGAGCAACGCAAGACCGAACTCGCCACCGCGAAAGCCAAAGCTGAGGCGGAGCGGGCGGAGCGGCGCGCCACGATCTACCTGCCCAAGAGCGGTGAGCCGGGTGCGACGCAGCTGAGGACGCCGGGACGGTTCCGGCTCCCGCGTCACCAGGACACCTCCGCGACCTTGGCGGGGGCATATCCGTTCGTCGCCGAAGGTGGCCTCGGTGCCGATGGGGTGTTCGTCGGCCAAGACCTCTACTCCGGCGGCTCCTTCGTGTACGACCCGTGGGTGCTCTATGCCCGCGGCATCATCACCGCCCCCAACGTGGTGCTGGCCGGGATCGTCGGCTCCGGCAAGTCCTCACTCGCCAAGTCCCTCTACACAAGGTCGCTGCCGTTCGGTCGCAGGGTCTATGTCCCCGGCGATCCGAAGGGCGAGCACACGGCCGTCGCCAACGCCGTCGGCGGCCGGGCCATCGTCCTTGGCCACGGACTCAACACCCGACTGAACCCCCTCGACGAAGGCCACCGCCCGTCCGGGTTGTCGGATGAGCAGTGGGCCTCCACCGTCGCCGCCCGCAGGCGCGATCTGATCGGCGCGCTCGCCGAGACCGTGCTGGCGCGGGGGTTGTCGCCGTTGGAGCACACCGCGATCGACCTGGCATTGACGCAGACGGTGCGGGAGAACGAGGTGCCGATCCTGCCGATGGTCGTTGACCGCATCCTCAACCCCAGCACCGACACCGACGGACGCCTCGCCGAAGACGGACGCCTCGTCGGCCACGCCCTCCGGCGTCTCGTCGCCGGTGACCTCGCCGGGCTGTTCGACGGCCCGTCCACCGTGACGTTCGATCCCAGCCTGCCGATGATCTCCCTCGACCTGTCACGAGTCACGGAGAACAGCACCCTCATTTCGGTGTTGATGACGTGCTCCTCGGCGTGGATGGAATCGGCCCTGCTTGATCCGAACGGTGGGCAGCGGTGGGTGATCTACGACGAGGCCTGGCGGCTCATGTCCCACCCCGCGCTGCTGCGGCGTATGGACGCGCACTGGCGGCTCGCCCGGCACTACGGGATCGCGAACATGCTGATCTTCCACAAGCTCACCGACCTCGACAACGTCGGCGACCAAGGCTCAGCCATGCGCTCACTTGCCAACAGCCTGTTGGCGAATGCGGAGACACGGATCGTGTACCGGCAGGAGTCCGACCAGCTCGGACCCACCGCCTCCGCGCTCGGGCTGACCGGCACCGAGCAGCAACTCCTCCCGAATCTCGGCGTCGGTCAAGGGCTGTGGCGGATCAAGGCCAGGAGCTTCGTGACCCAGCACCAGCTCCACCCGGCCGAGCTTGCCCTGTTTGATACGAGCTCTCGCGCGGCTGGGGGTCACCGATGA
- a CDS encoding TetR/AcrR family transcriptional regulator, protein MFTERVQEVVVATIRDMQRRETVATVLHTAAELFEAKGFTETTIRDIATACGLSIGTVMSVGDKNGLLLATFDHQISEIHERRTDTPAHEGDAVDQIAALLDPLVDLFTSNPRLARSYASILIAGDNEPNAFTELSQTLIAEIEAVLDHGNRGGVSASARAVYFAYIGRLFSWSPSNDTDPDSLKQSIREVVEAICTRQETRP, encoded by the coding sequence ATGTTCACCGAACGTGTTCAGGAGGTGGTTGTGGCGACGATACGCGACATGCAACGGCGAGAGACAGTGGCGACCGTGCTCCACACGGCTGCTGAACTGTTCGAGGCGAAGGGGTTCACTGAGACGACCATCCGTGACATCGCCACCGCTTGCGGCCTGAGCATCGGAACCGTCATGTCCGTCGGAGACAAGAACGGACTCTTGCTCGCCACCTTCGATCACCAAATCAGCGAGATCCACGAGCGCCGCACCGACACACCAGCACACGAAGGAGACGCCGTCGATCAGATCGCGGCGCTCCTTGATCCGCTCGTTGACCTCTTCACGAGCAACCCACGCCTCGCGCGTTCGTACGCTTCGATCCTCATCGCAGGTGACAACGAGCCAAACGCCTTCACCGAGCTGTCACAGACGCTGATCGCGGAGATAGAAGCGGTGCTCGACCACGGCAACCGAGGGGGCGTTTCAGCTTCGGCGCGAGCTGTCTACTTCGCATACATCGGCCGACTCTTCAGTTGGTCCCCGAGCAACGACACCGATCCGGACTCGCTCAAACAGAGCATTCGCGAGGTCGTCGAAGCGATCTGCACGAGACAGGAGACTCGCCCGTGA
- a CDS encoding DoxX family protein has product MNLIPDPWWIPALLAGALLFDAVASIRPPAFIRDCLDGVRFPRDWWWTLIVIKTLAVAGLIVGIWVSGVGLAANVGVVVYFLCACVTHIRARFLRQPFWINCLGMLALALASLIGAFLL; this is encoded by the coding sequence GTGAACCTGATCCCAGACCCCTGGTGGATACCAGCCCTTCTCGCCGGAGCTCTGCTCTTCGACGCAGTCGCGTCGATCCGGCCCCCAGCGTTCATCCGCGACTGCCTTGACGGAGTCCGGTTCCCCCGCGACTGGTGGTGGACCCTCATCGTCATCAAGACCCTCGCCGTCGCCGGGCTCATTGTCGGGATATGGGTTTCGGGCGTCGGCCTCGCGGCGAACGTCGGCGTCGTTGTCTACTTCTTGTGTGCTTGCGTGACCCACATCAGAGCACGATTCCTCCGCCAGCCGTTCTGGATCAACTGTCTGGGAATGCTCGCACTCGCGCTTGCCAGCCTGATCGGCGCCTTCCTCCTGTAG
- a CDS encoding SCO6880 family protein: protein MSSNQNQNQRSAGDLVPVKFSRLTRRGILLGLSLTQLITLAIGGATLIVAFYAGGGMLLAYTAPIWVLSAALTWIPIAGRPIVEWLPVACWWLWRTTGGQLLYRRRIVVLRPVGTLALPGDMARLREFDDPDTGAGMVHDPHAATLTVVCEVTHPAFVLLDPGEQERRVTSWGRVLATVCRSGRVATMQVLERTLPDSGTGLAEWWAAHGTPDGSWAADTYAELIERAGPAGERHATTLSLSLDMKTAARQIRTAGGGIRGAANVLRQEMNTLVAALRSADLGPSGWLTPGQIAVMLRSAYDPAIAATLERHGQLGQSLATAGPVAVTETWGRLRTDSAHHAVLWVSEWPRSLVYPGFLSPVLLSTGIQRSFSLICTPMRSDQAARDIRKKKVEHISDQAQRAKIGQIEDAAQTAEYHDVLQQEADLTAGHGILRYTGLIAISAPTVEELDAAVAAIEQAAIQASCETRLLVGQQAAAFTAAALPLCRRV from the coding sequence GTGTCCTCGAACCAGAACCAGAACCAGCGCAGCGCGGGTGATCTCGTGCCGGTGAAGTTCTCCCGCCTGACCCGCCGAGGCATCCTCCTCGGCCTCTCCCTGACCCAGCTCATCACCCTGGCCATCGGCGGCGCGACGCTGATCGTCGCGTTCTACGCCGGAGGCGGGATGCTGCTCGCCTACACCGCCCCCATCTGGGTGCTCTCGGCGGCGCTGACCTGGATACCGATTGCAGGCCGTCCCATCGTCGAGTGGCTGCCGGTGGCGTGCTGGTGGCTGTGGCGTACTACCGGCGGGCAACTGCTCTACCGGCGCAGAATCGTTGTCCTCCGTCCTGTCGGGACCCTCGCGCTGCCAGGAGACATGGCCAGGCTGCGGGAGTTCGACGACCCCGACACCGGGGCCGGGATGGTCCACGACCCCCACGCCGCCACCTTGACCGTGGTCTGCGAAGTCACCCATCCCGCGTTCGTGCTCCTCGACCCCGGCGAACAAGAACGCCGCGTCACCTCCTGGGGTCGCGTGCTCGCCACTGTCTGCCGCTCTGGCCGGGTCGCCACCATGCAAGTCTTGGAGCGCACGCTGCCGGACTCCGGTACTGGGCTGGCCGAGTGGTGGGCCGCGCACGGCACCCCCGACGGGTCATGGGCGGCCGACACCTACGCCGAGCTGATCGAACGCGCCGGACCCGCAGGCGAACGCCACGCCACCACCCTCTCGCTGTCGCTCGACATGAAGACGGCGGCACGGCAGATCAGAACCGCAGGCGGCGGCATCCGAGGCGCGGCGAACGTGCTGCGCCAAGAGATGAACACCCTCGTCGCCGCACTCCGCTCCGCCGACCTCGGACCTTCCGGCTGGCTCACCCCCGGTCAGATCGCGGTCATGCTGCGCTCCGCTTACGATCCCGCCATCGCCGCCACCCTGGAACGTCACGGCCAGCTCGGCCAATCTCTCGCCACCGCAGGGCCGGTCGCGGTCACCGAGACCTGGGGACGGTTGCGTACCGACTCCGCGCACCACGCGGTGCTGTGGGTCAGTGAGTGGCCGCGTTCGCTGGTGTATCCGGGGTTCTTGTCGCCGGTGCTGCTGTCCACCGGTATTCAGCGGTCATTTTCGCTGATCTGCACCCCGATGCGCTCCGACCAAGCTGCCCGCGACATCCGCAAGAAGAAGGTCGAGCACATCTCAGACCAAGCCCAACGAGCCAAGATCGGCCAGATCGAAGACGCCGCCCAAACCGCCGAGTACCACGACGTACTCCAACAAGAAGCCGACCTCACCGCCGGCCACGGCATCCTCCGCTACACCGGCCTCATCGCCATCTCCGCACCCACCGTGGAAGAACTCGACGCCGCGGTCGCCGCGATCGAGCAAGCAGCGATCCAGGCCTCCTGCGAGACCCGGCTCCTCGTCGGACAGCAAGCAGCGGCGTTCACCGCAGCAGCACTGCCGCTGTGCCGACGAGTGTGA